In Leisingera sp. NJS204, the following are encoded in one genomic region:
- a CDS encoding acetyl-CoA C-acetyltransferase translates to MTDAYIYDALRTPRGKGRKDGSLHEVTSVRLSALTLNAIKERNNLEGHAVEDVIWGNVTQVMEQGGCLARSAVLASDLDERIPGLAINRFCASGMEAVNLAANQVKGGAGDGYIAGGVEMMGRVAMGSDGAAIAVDPSLAMDTYFVPQGISADIIATEYGFTRDQADALAMESQRRAKAAWDDDRFAKSVITVRDQNGLAILDHDEYMRPGTDMQALGSLNPAFQMMGEQMPGFDKVAMMKYPHLERINHIHHAGNSSGIVDGAAALLIGNKEFGEKHGLKPRARIKATAKIGTDPTIMLTGPVPVTEKILADNGMKISDLDLFEVNEAFASVVMRFQQAFDVDPELVNVNGGSIAMGHPLGATGAIIIGTLLDELERQDKECGLATLCIASGMGAATIIERV, encoded by the coding sequence ATGACTGATGCATATATCTATGACGCCCTGCGCACCCCGCGCGGCAAGGGCCGCAAAGACGGCAGCCTGCATGAGGTGACCTCGGTCCGCCTGTCGGCCCTGACGCTGAACGCAATAAAAGAGCGCAACAACCTGGAAGGCCATGCGGTCGAGGACGTGATCTGGGGTAATGTCACCCAGGTGATGGAACAGGGCGGCTGCCTGGCGCGCTCGGCGGTTCTGGCCTCGGACCTGGACGAGCGTATTCCGGGCCTCGCCATCAACCGCTTCTGTGCCAGCGGCATGGAAGCCGTGAACCTGGCCGCAAACCAGGTGAAGGGCGGCGCAGGCGATGGTTACATCGCGGGCGGTGTTGAGATGATGGGCCGGGTTGCCATGGGCAGCGACGGCGCGGCGATTGCCGTGGACCCGAGCCTGGCAATGGACACGTATTTTGTGCCGCAGGGCATTTCCGCGGATATCATCGCAACTGAGTATGGGTTCACCCGTGATCAGGCGGATGCGCTGGCGATGGAGAGCCAGCGCCGGGCCAAGGCCGCGTGGGATGATGACCGCTTTGCCAAATCGGTGATCACGGTGCGCGACCAGAACGGCTTGGCGATCCTGGATCACGACGAATACATGCGCCCCGGCACCGACATGCAGGCGCTGGGTTCGCTGAACCCGGCGTTCCAGATGATGGGCGAGCAGATGCCAGGTTTCGACAAAGTGGCGATGATGAAATACCCGCATCTGGAGCGGATCAACCATATCCACCATGCGGGTAACTCATCCGGTATTGTGGACGGGGCTGCCGCGCTGCTGATCGGCAACAAGGAATTTGGTGAGAAGCACGGGCTGAAACCGCGCGCCCGGATCAAGGCAACCGCCAAGATCGGCACTGACCCCACCATCATGCTGACCGGCCCGGTGCCGGTGACAGAAAAGATCCTGGCCGACAACGGTATGAAGATCAGCGATCTGGATCTGTTTGAGGTGAACGAAGCCTTTGCATCCGTCGTGATGCGCTTCCAGCAGGCGTTTGATGTCGACCCGGAACTGGTCAACGTCAACGGCGGTTCCATTGCCATGGGCCACCCGCTGGGTGCGACCGGCGCGATTATCATCGGCACCCTGCTGGATGAGCTGGAGCGGCAGGACAAGGAATGCGGCCTCGCAACCCTGTGCATCGCATCCGGCATGGGCGCGGCCACCATCATTGAGCGCGTCTGA
- a CDS encoding 3-hydroxyacyl-CoA dehydrogenase NAD-binding domain-containing protein, translating to MSDFKYDVDADGVAIITWDAEGKSMNVLTREAFGLVEEYVDRALEDEAVKGIVITSAKKDFAGGMDLNVLATIREESGENPAQGLFDFTMGGHRILRKLELAGMDPKTKKGGKPVACAINGTCAGIGTEIALACHHRVMTSNPKAKIGLPEIMIGIFPGGGGTTRYSRMVGAMAAAPVLLEGKMLDPKKAKGAQLIDAVADDALAAAKEWVLNAKPADLVKPWDAKGYKMPGGAPYHPAGFMTFVGASAMINGKTQGAFPAAQALLSSIYEGALVDFDTALKIEARWFTHVLMNPSSSAMIRSLFLNKQALEKGAVRPKDVPDQSVKKIGVLGAGMMGAGIALVSAQAGMEVVLIDRDQDAADKGKAYSAAYMDKGIKRGKATEEKKEALLAQITATPDLDALKGCDLIIEAVFEDPGVKAEMTRKVEAIIPDDCIFASNTSTLPISELAKASSRADQFIGIHFFSPVEKMFLVEIIKGKETGDRAVAKALDYVRQIRKTPIVVNDARFFYANRCIIPYINEGVRMIAEGVSPVLIDNAARQLGFPVGPIQLTDETSIDLGAKIARATKAAMGDAYPESPSDDLIFWMEEQGRLGRKANAGFFDYDDKGKRVEYWKGLQEKYPQASEQPELIEVQERLMFAQVLEAVRALEEGVLMDIREGDVGAVLAWGFAPWSGGPLSWLDIIGTPYAAERCDQLAAQYGERFACPDLLRDMANKGQSFYGRFDPEKSAAA from the coding sequence ATGAGCGATTTCAAATACGACGTGGACGCAGACGGCGTCGCAATCATCACCTGGGACGCGGAAGGCAAGAGCATGAACGTCCTCACCCGCGAGGCCTTTGGCCTGGTGGAGGAATACGTGGACCGCGCGCTGGAAGACGAGGCCGTCAAGGGTATCGTGATCACGTCGGCCAAGAAGGATTTTGCCGGCGGCATGGACCTGAACGTGCTGGCGACGATCCGCGAAGAGTCGGGTGAGAATCCCGCCCAAGGGCTGTTCGACTTCACAATGGGCGGCCACCGCATCCTGCGCAAACTCGAACTTGCCGGCATGGATCCCAAGACCAAGAAGGGCGGCAAGCCGGTGGCCTGCGCCATCAACGGCACCTGTGCCGGCATCGGCACCGAGATTGCGCTGGCCTGCCACCACCGGGTAATGACCAGTAACCCCAAGGCCAAGATCGGCCTGCCGGAAATCATGATCGGCATCTTCCCCGGCGGCGGCGGCACCACGCGGTACTCCCGCATGGTGGGTGCCATGGCGGCAGCGCCTGTGCTGCTGGAAGGCAAGATGCTGGACCCGAAGAAGGCCAAGGGCGCGCAGCTGATCGACGCGGTTGCAGATGATGCGCTGGCCGCAGCCAAGGAGTGGGTGCTGAATGCCAAACCTGCCGATCTGGTCAAGCCGTGGGATGCCAAGGGTTACAAGATGCCGGGCGGCGCGCCGTATCACCCCGCTGGTTTCATGACCTTTGTTGGCGCTTCGGCGATGATCAACGGCAAGACCCAGGGCGCCTTCCCCGCGGCCCAGGCACTGTTGTCTTCGATCTATGAAGGGGCGCTGGTTGACTTTGATACAGCCCTGAAGATCGAAGCGCGCTGGTTCACCCATGTGCTAATGAACCCGTCGTCCTCGGCGATGATCCGCAGCCTGTTCCTGAACAAGCAGGCGCTGGAAAAAGGCGCTGTGCGGCCCAAGGATGTGCCGGACCAGTCGGTGAAGAAAATCGGTGTACTGGGCGCTGGCATGATGGGCGCAGGCATCGCGCTGGTCTCGGCCCAGGCCGGCATGGAGGTTGTGCTGATCGACCGTGATCAGGACGCCGCCGACAAAGGCAAGGCCTATTCCGCCGCCTATATGGACAAGGGCATCAAGCGCGGCAAAGCGACTGAGGAAAAGAAAGAGGCGCTGCTGGCACAGATCACTGCGACCCCGGATCTGGACGCGCTGAAGGGCTGCGACCTGATCATCGAAGCGGTGTTCGAGGATCCGGGCGTCAAGGCCGAGATGACCCGGAAGGTTGAGGCGATCATTCCCGACGACTGCATCTTTGCCTCCAACACCTCGACCCTGCCGATCTCGGAGCTGGCCAAGGCCTCCAGCCGCGCAGATCAGTTTATCGGCATCCACTTCTTCTCGCCGGTTGAAAAGATGTTCCTGGTGGAGATCATCAAGGGCAAGGAAACCGGCGACCGCGCGGTAGCCAAGGCGCTGGACTACGTGCGCCAGATCCGCAAGACGCCGATTGTGGTCAATGACGCGCGCTTCTTCTACGCCAACCGCTGCATCATTCCTTACATCAACGAAGGGGTGCGGATGATCGCCGAGGGTGTCTCGCCGGTGCTGATCGACAACGCCGCGCGCCAGCTGGGCTTCCCGGTGGGGCCGATCCAGCTGACCGATGAGACCTCGATTGATCTGGGCGCCAAGATCGCCCGCGCAACCAAGGCGGCGATGGGCGATGCCTATCCCGAAAGCCCGTCGGATGATCTGATTTTCTGGATGGAAGAACAGGGCCGTCTGGGCCGCAAAGCCAACGCAGGCTTCTTTGACTATGACGACAAGGGCAAGCGCGTTGAATACTGGAAAGGCCTGCAGGAGAAATACCCGCAGGCGTCCGAACAGCCCGAGCTGATCGAAGTCCAGGAACGGCTGATGTTTGCGCAGGTGCTGGAGGCGGTGCGCGCACTGGAGGAAGGTGTGCTTATGGACATCCGCGAAGGCGACGTGGGCGCGGTTCTGGCCTGGGGCTTTGCGCCATGGTCCGGCGGCCCCTTAAGCTGGCTGGACATCATCGGCACGCCTTACGCAGCTGAACGCTGCGATCAGCTGGCCGCGCAGTACGGCGAACGCTTTGCCTGCCCGGATCTGCTGCGCGACATGGCGAACAAGGGCCAAAGCTTCTATGGCCGTTTCGACCCGGAGAAATCCGCCGCCGCCTGA
- a CDS encoding cupin domain-containing protein — protein sequence MPKLDLSQLPWRTGSGYPGKLAASTEGRSVQPLGDPGGLTQYGVNIVRLEPGAASSLRHYHMEQDEFVMVTEGTCTLIDDQGAHEMLPGDCAAFPAGDENGHHLVNRSSKPAAFLVVGTRTATETGYYSDLDMMVKFANGDFNFTRKDGSPLTADQTGEDT from the coding sequence ATGCCGAAACTGGACCTTTCCCAACTGCCCTGGCGGACCGGATCGGGCTATCCCGGTAAGCTGGCGGCCTCGACTGAAGGCCGCAGCGTGCAGCCCTTGGGCGATCCCGGCGGCCTCACCCAGTACGGCGTCAACATCGTGCGGCTGGAACCCGGCGCAGCGTCGTCATTGCGCCATTACCATATGGAACAGGACGAGTTTGTAATGGTGACCGAGGGCACCTGCACCCTGATCGATGATCAGGGCGCGCATGAGATGCTGCCGGGCGATTGCGCCGCCTTCCCTGCGGGGGATGAGAACGGCCACCATCTGGTGAACCGCTCGAGCAAGCCTGCCGCCTTTCTGGTGGTGGGCACCCGTACCGCCACCGAGACCGGCTATTACAGCGATTTGGACATGATGGTGAAATTCGCAAACGGCGATTTCAATTTCACCCGCAAGGACGGCAGCCCGCTGACGGCTGACCAGACCGGAGAAGACACATGA